A single region of the Paraburkholderia megapolitana genome encodes:
- a CDS encoding ArsC family reductase: MARANKTVVYGIPNCDTVKKARVWLEEHGIEFEFHDFKKAGVTAPLVQDWLKDVSLDALLNRRGTTWRGLSDDMKAAADNQAGAIALMIHKPSVIKRPVVVVNGRVKTLGFSAEEYATLFA, from the coding sequence ATGGCACGCGCCAACAAGACCGTCGTCTATGGCATCCCGAACTGCGACACCGTGAAGAAAGCGCGTGTCTGGCTGGAAGAGCACGGCATCGAGTTCGAGTTTCACGACTTCAAGAAGGCCGGCGTCACGGCGCCGCTCGTGCAGGACTGGCTCAAGGATGTGTCGCTCGACGCGCTGCTGAACCGCCGCGGCACGACCTGGCGCGGTCTGTCCGACGACATGAAAGCCGCAGCCGATAACCAGGCCGGTGCGATCGCGTTGATGATCCACAAGCCTTCGGTCATCAAGCGGCCGGTCGTGGTCGTGAATGGTCGGGTCAAGACGCTCGGTTTTTCGGCGGAAGAATACGCAACGCTGTTCGCTTGA
- the dapE gene encoding succinyl-diaminopimelate desuccinylase, whose amino-acid sequence MSGTLALTEQLIARASVTPDDQHCQRILTERLSTLGFDCETIESHGVTNLWAVKRGTSSGDGKLLVFAGHTDVVPTGPLEQWTSPPFEPTHRDGKLYGRGAADMKTSLAAFVVASEEFVAAHAAHRGSIAFLITSDEEGPATDGTIKVVQALKERGERLDYCIVGEPTSSATLGDMVKNGRRGSMSGKLIVKGIQGHIAYPHLAKNPLHVLAPALAELVAERWDDGNEYFPPTTWQVSNLHSGTGASNVIPGHADLLFNFRFSTASTVEGLQKRVHAILDRHGLEYDLQWSVSGLPFLTPRGDLSEALARAIVDETGVTTELSTTGGTSDGRFIAQICEQVVEFGPPNGSIHKIDEHIDVAFIEPLKNVYRRVLEQLVA is encoded by the coding sequence ATGTCCGGCACCCTCGCCCTTACCGAACAGCTGATCGCGCGCGCCTCCGTCACGCCCGACGATCAGCACTGCCAGCGCATCCTCACCGAGCGTCTGTCCACGCTCGGCTTCGATTGCGAAACAATCGAATCGCACGGCGTGACCAATCTGTGGGCCGTCAAACGCGGCACCTCGAGCGGCGACGGCAAGCTGCTGGTTTTTGCAGGCCACACCGACGTCGTGCCGACTGGTCCGCTCGAACAATGGACCTCGCCGCCGTTCGAGCCGACGCATCGCGACGGCAAGTTGTACGGCCGCGGCGCAGCGGACATGAAGACTTCGCTGGCCGCTTTCGTCGTCGCCAGCGAGGAGTTCGTCGCGGCACACGCGGCGCATCGCGGGTCGATTGCGTTTCTGATCACGAGCGACGAAGAAGGCCCCGCCACCGACGGCACCATCAAGGTCGTCCAGGCGCTCAAGGAACGCGGTGAACGGCTCGACTATTGCATCGTCGGCGAACCCACATCGAGCGCGACGCTCGGCGACATGGTGAAGAACGGCCGGCGCGGCTCGATGTCGGGCAAGCTGATCGTGAAAGGCATCCAGGGGCACATTGCCTATCCGCATCTCGCGAAGAATCCGCTGCATGTGCTCGCCCCCGCGCTTGCGGAACTGGTAGCCGAGCGCTGGGACGACGGCAACGAATACTTCCCGCCCACCACGTGGCAGGTATCGAACCTGCATAGCGGTACCGGCGCCAGCAACGTGATCCCGGGGCATGCGGACCTGCTGTTCAACTTCCGCTTCTCGACGGCCAGCACGGTGGAAGGACTGCAAAAACGTGTCCACGCGATTCTCGACCGCCATGGTCTCGAATACGACCTGCAATGGAGTGTCAGCGGCCTGCCGTTCCTCACGCCGCGCGGCGATCTGTCGGAAGCGCTCGCGCGTGCGATCGTCGACGAAACCGGCGTCACCACCGAACTCTCCACCACCGGCGGCACATCCGACGGCCGCTTCATCGCGCAGATCTGCGAGCAGGTCGTCGAGTTCGGGCCGCCCAATGGCAGCATTCACAAGATCGACGAGCATATCGACGTCGCCTTCATCGAGCCGCTGAAAAACGTGTATCGCCGCGTGCTCGAACAACTGGTCGCCTGA